A stretch of Podospora bellae-mahoneyi strain CBS 112042 chromosome 5, whole genome shotgun sequence DNA encodes these proteins:
- the ATM1 gene encoding Iron-sulfur clusters transporter atm1, mitochondrial (EggNog:ENOG503NUAA; COG:Q): MAPQARIMMSSTTTFHRAALSPPFSLLLRTRTRTTTSWNNTHRLSALSPSSPLRAVFHTSLPRPWGPRGPPTPEPTQTQTPTKGGSKGAKPQFDPLAAIDKSAQEQRKADWAIMKEMSRYIWPKDSFGDKMRVMIAVGLLVGAKVLNVQVPFFFKEIIDSLNMDFGTTGGTVTAAAGAMILAYGGARIGAVVSQELRNAVFSSVAQKAIRRVATKTFGHLLNLDLSFHLSKQTGGLTRAIDRGTKGISFLLTSMVFHIVPTALEITMVCGILTYQFGWEFAAITACTMATYTAFTIWTTAWRTKFRRQANAADNRASTVAVDSLINYEAVKYFNNEKYEIGRYDRALQQYEKSSIKVATSLAFLNSGQNIIFSSALTIMMWLGAKGIVAGTLSVGDLVLINQLVFQLSVPLNFLGSVYRELRQSLLDMETLFNLQKVNVSIKEKEGAKALALPKGGEIKFEDVNFGYYEDRPILRNLSLTIPAGKKVAVVGPSGCGKSTLLRLLFRSYDAQSGRILIDDQDIKDVTLESLRKSIGVVPQDTPLFNDTVELNIRYGNMDAPAEDVFAAAQRAHIHDKIESWPHGYQTKVGERGLMISGGEKQRLAVSRLILKDPPLLFFDEATSALDTHTEQALMSNINEILRGKERTSVFVAHRLRTIYDADLIIVLKEGSLVEQGTHKELLEKGGLYSELWSAQERWGEEEEINAEKKE; this comes from the coding sequence atgGCTCCCCAGGCGCGAATCATGATGTCCTCCACGACAACCTTCCACCGGGCAGCTCTCTCGcctcccttctccctcctcctccgcactCGAACCAGAACAACCACATCATGGAACAACACCCACCGATTATCTGCCCTCTCCCCGTCCTCGCCCCTTCGAGCCGTCTTCCACACCAGCTTACCCCGACCATGGGGCCCTCGCGGtccaccaacaccagaaCCCACCCAGACACAGACACCCACAAAAGGAGGATCAAAGGGGGCAAAACCACAGTTTGACCCCCTCGCGGCGATAGACAAGTCAGCTCAGGAGCAGCGCAAAGCTGATTGGGCGATTATGAAGGAAATGTCGCGGTACATTTGGCCAAAGGACAGCTTCGGCGACAAGATGAGGGTCATGATCGCGGTTGGGTTGCTGGTCGGTGCCAAGGTGCTCAACGTACAggtgcccttcttcttcaaggaAATCATCGACTCTCTCAACATGGACTTTGGGACCACTGGCGGAACTGTCACGGCTGCGGCTGGGGCTATGATTCTAGCGTACGGCGGCGCGAGGATAGGAGCTGTCGTCTCACAAGAGTTGCGAAATGCGGTTTTCTCCTCGGTGGCTCAAAAGGCGATCAGACGGGTGGCCACCAAGACGTTTGGCCATCTGCTCAATCTGGACTTGAGTTTCCACTTGTCCAAGCAGACGGGTGGTTTGACGAGGGCGATTGATAGGGGTACCAAGGGTATCAGCTTCCTGCTGACGAGCATGGTCTTTCACATTGTGCCTACCGCGCTCGAGATCACCATGGTTTGTGGCATCCTCACTTATCAGTTCGGGTGGGAGTTTGCTGCCATCACGGCTTGCACCATGGCGACATATACCGCTTTTACCATCTGGACTACGGCATGGAGGACAAAGTTTAGGAGGCAGGCAAACGCGGCAGACAACCGCGCTTCGACGGTTGCGGTGGACAGTCTGATCAACTACGAGGCGGTCAAGTACTTTAACAATGAAAAGTACGAGATTGGGCGCTATGACCGGGCCCTGCAGCAGTACGAGAAGAGCAGCATCAAGGTGGCGACTTCTCTGGCGTTTCTGAACTCTGGACAAAACATCATCTTCTCTTCGGCGCTGACGATCATGATGTGGTTGGGTGCCAAGGGGATCGTGGCGGGTACGCTGTCAGTGGGTGATCTGGTGCTCATCAACCAGTTGGTGTTTCAGCTGTCGGTCCCTCTCAACTTTTTGGGGTCTGTCTACCGCGAGCTGAGGCAGTCACTTCTAGACATGGAGACTCTGTTTAATCTGCAAAAGGTCAACGTCagcatcaaggagaaggagggcgcCAAGGCGCTGGCTCTCCCCAAGGGCGGCGAGATCAAGTTTGAGGATGTCAACTTTGGATACTACGAGGACCGGCCGATTCTCCGGAATTTGAGCCTCACAATCCCCGCGGGCAAGAAGGTTGCTGTGGTCGGACCGTCTGGGTGTGGCAAGTCGACGCTGCTCAGGTTGCTGTTCCGCAGCTACGACGCCCAGAGCGGGAGGATCTTGATTGACGACCAGGATATCAAGGATGTTACGCTCGAGTCTTTGAGGAAAAGCATTGGTGTCGTGCCGCAGGATACACCGCTGTTCAACGACACTGTTGAGTTGAATATTCGGTATGGGAACATGGATGCCCCGGCGGAGGACGTCTTTGCCGCGGCGCAGAGGGCGCACATTCACGACAAGATTGAGTCTTGGCCCCACGGGTACCAAACCAAGGTTGGCgaaagggggttgatgatctctggtggtgagaagcAGCGGTTGGCGGTTTCGCGGTTGATTCTGAAGGACCCGCCGCTCTTGTTCTTTGATGAGGCGACGAGCGCGTTGGACACGCACACGGAGCAGGCGTTGATGAGCAACATTAATGAGATTTTGCGGGGCAAGGAAAGGACGAGCGTTTTTGTTGCTCACAGGTTGAGGACGATTTATGATGCTGATTTGATTATTGTGCTGAAGGAGGGAAGCTTGGTGGAGCAGGGGACGCACAAGGAGctgctggagaagggggggttgtatAGCGAGCTGTGGAGTGCGCAGGagagatggggggaggaggaggagatcaacgCTGAGAAGAAAGAGTAG